In a genomic window of Clavelina lepadiformis chromosome 7, kaClaLepa1.1, whole genome shotgun sequence:
- the LOC143465660 gene encoding uncharacterized protein LOC143465660 codes for MCSSCCDADRCNAADVKKMQLTPFANSNARRKIVKSFHKEMIFFSARHPQGGIRKHTAALFHMSALCVVGRSGSSPRTEQRNLRNYELNWLGSLQRISFIGTETCMRRQNSAGEFIMKEFLITRMC; via the exons ATGTGTTCCAGCTGCTGCGATGCAGATCGGTGTAATGCTGCTGATGTGAAAA AAATGCAATTAACTCCGTTTGCAAATTCAAATGCACGGAGGAAAATTGTCAAATCTTTCCACAAGGAGATGATCTTCTTCAGTGCCAGACATCCGCAAGGTGGGATAAGAAAGCACACTGCTGCTCTC TTCCATATGTCCGCCTTATGTGTTGTTGGACGTTCTGGTTCTAGCCCACGCACAGAGCAACGAAACCTACGAAATTATGAGCTTAATTGGCTCGGCAGTTTACAG AGAATTAGTTTCATCGGCACGGAAACATGTATGCGAAGGCAGAATTCAGCGGGAGAGTTCATAATGAAGGAATTCTTAATTACACGGATGTGCTGA
- the LOC143465447 gene encoding uncharacterized protein LOC143465447 produces the protein MLKLLLVLIAVFATSSKGTELQNDPDCPTMEDLPHGVIECSNGNQTGSVCEFRCTDENYKVFPPEDDLLQCLSSGRWDKEAPCCSLPCPPYVVFDVLTMSHAQSKKTYQAMDRVGVKVYRNLVFSAEDGAMYAHLDFSGNVHEQGFISYTDDLLGIFTPVGLTPRINTPDGKTNTGAALTWTYENLRDHESGNRESVRDVIIIATDTSSDDDVVPAAKVWKDEGVILYVQAFRDSDGNYPDYDQMLEITADPDHIFYIGDNFVEDARKMFDDVISEMCTNICNHVLHDHDDDHDDDHDDDHDDDHDDDDDDDDDDDHDDDHDDDHDDDHDDDHDDDDDDDHDDDHDHDDNHDDDDDDDDDDDDDHDDDHDDDDDHDHDDDDDDDDDDDDDHDHDHDHDHDDDDDDDDDDDHDDDDDHDDNHD, from the exons ATGCTCAAGCTGCTGTTGGTACTAATCGCGGTTTTTGCAACTTCATCCAAAG GAACAGAATTACAGAATGATCCGGATTGTCCCACAATGGAAGATTTACCGCATGGAGTGATTGAGTGTTCAAATGGGAACCAGACGGGATCCGTGTGTGAGTTCAGGTGCACGGATGAAAATTATAAAGTGTTTCCTCCAGAAGACGATCTTCTTCAATGCTTGTCGTCAGGAAGATGGGACAAGGAAGCACCTTGCTGTTCTC TTCCTTGTCCTCCATACGTTGTTTTTGATGTACTCACTATGTCGCATGcacaaagcaaaaaaacgTATCAAGCTATGGACAGAGTCGGTGTAAAGGTTTACAG AAACTTAGTATTTTCAGCAGAAGACGGCGCCATGTATGCGCACCTGGATTTTAGCGGGAATGTTCATGAACAAGGATTCATTTCGTACACTGACGATTTGCTGGGCATATTTACCCCGGTTGGATTGACCCCACGAATTAATACac CTGACGGCAAAACAAACACTGGTGCCGCTCTAACTTGGACCTACGAAAATTTGCGTGACCATGAAAGCGGCAACAGAGAATCCGTACGAGACGTCATCATCATAGCTACCGATACGTCATCAGATGATGACGTTGTACCAGCTGCTAAAGTATGGAAAGATGAGGGTGTGATC CTTTACGTGCAAGCTTTTCGTGACAGCGACGGGAATTACCCCGACTATGACCAGATGTTAGAGATCACAGCAGATCCGGACCATATTTTCTACATCGGAGACAATTTTGTCGAAGACGCGAGAAAAATGTTCGATGATGTGATTTCTGAAATGTGTACAAATATCTGCAATCATGTTCTACATGATCATGATGACGATCACGATGACGATCACGATGACGATCACGATGACGATCACGATGACGATGACGATGACGATGACGATGACGATCACGATGACGATCACGATGACGATCACGATGACGATCACGATGACGATCACGATGATGATGACGATGACGATCATGATGACGATCACGATCATGATGACAATCACGATGATGATGACGATGACGATGATGATGACGATGACGATCATGATGACGATCACGATGATGATGACGATCACGATCACGATGATGATGACGATGACGATGACGATGACGATGACGATCACGATCACGATCACGATCACGATCACGATGACGATGACGATGACGATGACGATGACGATCACGATGACGATGACGATCATGATGACAATCATGACTGA